A region from the Cyprinus carpio isolate SPL01 chromosome A8, ASM1834038v1, whole genome shotgun sequence genome encodes:
- the LOC109095268 gene encoding fibrinogen silencer-binding protein-like, whose protein sequence is MPTTTMTYRMPNFTLEQKLFLLRRIHAVVDTVQDFRKDTNTTVHRNAVWAELAQAFNAAFPSRPPSSIGSLKTLWKRLKVECRVALQKRQEQQTAGLPVSALTQVQREVIALVPNLISCLEEVDGDGSYSSVRGGSPGAVMGLSGTNGSEHEDADHSQNDEVDSKEYLATELGLFSPTHPPVNSGIPPGTASSPLHSHLVSSRSSRPFLIFPTHAGSTSGLRSGTRGANFDTPHREPAVPRAPAGGAAENSLPPMDSYTSNLKWEPRRQERFELEHQQTISLLLLQQCVWEEKRKAVRQKEKAARAKKRYYQAKLRKIGTDHPPSSSDSEDNEHLQM, encoded by the exons ATGCCGACCACCACCATGACGTACCGCATGCCAAACTTCACTCTGGAGCAGAAGCTTTTCCTGCTTCGGAGAATCCATGCGGTGGTGGACACAGTGCAGGACTTTCGGAAAGACACCAACACTACTGTGCACCGGAACGCTGTATGGGCAGAGCTGGCTCAGGCCTTCAATGCGGCGTTCCCTAGTCGACCCCCCAGCAGCATCGGGTCTCTGAAGACACTGTGGAAACGTCTGAAGGTGGAATGTCGTGTAGCACTGCAGAAGCGACAGGAGCAGCAGACAGCTGGGCTTCCTGTGTCTGCCCTCACGCAG GTGCAGAGAGAAGTGATTGCTCTGGTACCAAACCTGATCTCCTGTCTGGAGGAGGTAGACGGAGATGGCAGCTATAGCTCAGTTAGGGGTGGCTCACCTGGAGCAG TGATGGGGCTTTCAGGCACTAATGGGAGTGAGCATGAAGATGCTGACCACAGTCAAAATGAT GAAGTAGACAGCAAGGAGTATTTAGCTACTGAACTTGGATTGTTCTCACCAACTCACCCACCTGTTAACTCTGGGATTCCTCCTGGCACTgcctcctctcctctccactcACATTTAGTCTCTTCCAGGTCCAGCCGTCCATTCCTCATCTtcccaacccatgcaggaagcaCCTCAGGGCTGAGATCAGGGACTAGGGGTGCAAACTTTGATACCCCACACAGAGAGCCTGCAGTGCCACGTGCTCCTGCCGGAGGAGCAGCTGAGAATTCATTACCGCCAATGGACTCTTATACCTCAAATTTAAAATGGGAGCCACGTCGACAGGAACGGTTTGAGCTGGAGCATCAGCAGACGATAAGTCTGTTATTGCTGCAGCAGTGTGTGTGGGAGGAGAAGAGGAAAGcagtgagacagaaagagaaggcAGCACGGGCCAAAAAGAGATATTATCAAGCCAAACTACGGAAGATCGGCACAGATCATCCACCTTCCAGCAGTGACAGCGAGGATAACGAACATCTACAGATGTAA
- the LOC109094872 gene encoding WD repeat-containing protein 6-like, whose product MVGFHSVNFIIWDPHRQEKLLSVACGGGHRSWAYKHPINIDTDPQAHGLGQGTLVFTKHGAVMESRSLTSNENDVNGHTLKEGLHGRGISCVCNLGSLKKTRPLSELWEVFVIGGEDTTVGVLAISPQSGTVKVLSVLMDHISNVRALAAIRRGETNEKGGDDRIATSSVSSLVFSVGGRGQLQCYRLLIHLDEQQGQSIGHVTQIAGHRLDEQWERKRNQHKTVKMNPETRDMSMAVVHNGTDCVLLVLGCSDGAVRLFSVTESSRSVDMLWESFKPSEVCAQCRPLQAGGLPGQKAFVSVQCHYRWLYICVGFNSSIEQ is encoded by the exons ATGGTTGGCTTCCACTCAGTCAACTTCATTATATGGGACCCTCACAGACAAGAGAAGCTTTTATCAGTTGCCTGTGGAGGCGGCCATCGATCCTGGGCCTACAAACACCCAATAAACATTGACACAGATCCTCAAGCACATGGACTTGGACAAGGTACCCTTGTATTTACCAAGCATGGAGCTGTCATGGAATCACGTTCATTAACATCAAATGAAAACGATGTGAATGGACACACCCTGAAAGAGGGGCTACATGGACGAGGCATCAGCTGTGTTTGCAACCTTGGTAGTCTGAAAAAGACTAGACCGTTGTCAGAACTTTGGGAAGTTTTTGTTATCGGAGGGGAGGATACCACAGTAGGTGTACTTGCTATCAGTCCACAGAGTGGAACTGTTAAGGTGCTTTCAGTTCTAATGGACCATATCTCAAATGTTCGTGCTCTGGCTGCAATCAGAAGAGGAGAAACTAATGAAAAAGGGGGAGATGACAGAATAGCTACCTCCTCTGTCTCTTCTTTGGTGTTTTCTGTGGGTGGCCGGGGCCAGCTGCAGTGTTACCGGCTCCTGATACATTTGGATGAGCAGCAGGGTCAATCGATCGGTCATGTCACTCAGATAGCTGGTCATCGATTGGATGAACAGTGGGAACGGAAGCGTAACCAACACAAGACTGTCAAAATGAACCCAGagacaag GGACATGTCTATGGCTGTGGTGCATAATGGGACTGATTGTGTCTTACTGGTTTTGGGCTGTAGTGATGGTGCAGTAAG GCTTTTCAGTGTGACTGAGAGCAGTAGGAGTGTTGACATGCTTTGGGAGTCTTTTAAACCATCAGAGGTGTGTGCTCAGTGTCGCCCCCTACAAGCTGGAGGACTCCCAGGACAGAAA GCTTTTGTTTCTGTTCAGTGCCACTACAGATGGTTGTATATCTGTGTGGGATTTAACAGCAGTATTGAACAGTAA